The Polyangium aurulentum genomic interval CATCGAGGCGCAGGCGCTCGCGAACATCACGCACCCGAACCTCGTGCAGGTGACCGACTTCGGGCAGACCGCCGAGGGCCGCACCTACCTCGTGATGGAGCGCCTGTACGGCAGGAACCTGCGCGAGGAGCTCGACGAGCGCGGGCCGCTGCCGGTGCTCGAGGCGATCGACATCGTGCGGCAGGCGCTCGCGGGCCTGTCCGCAGCGCACGCCGCGGGGGTCGTGCACCGCGACGTCAAGCTCGACAACCTCTTCCTCTGCAACCCGGTCGAGGGACGCCGCGCGGTCAAGGTGCTCGACTTCGGCGTCGCCAAGGTGATCGCCGTGATGGGCGAGACCACGCCCGCGCCGCTCGCGTTCCCCACGGCCGAGGGCGTCGCCATGGGCACGCCGAGGTTCTTCTCGCCCGAGCAGGCGCGCGGGCTGCCCATCGATCCGCGCACCGATGTCTACGCGGCCGGCGCCGTGCTCTACACGCTCGTCGCAGGGCGCAGCCCGTTCGAGGAGCTCACGACGCTGCTCGAGATCGCGCGCGCGCACGCCTTCGAGACCCCCGAGCCGCCGTCGTACTGGGCCGCGCAGGCCATCCCGCGCGAGCTCGACGAGGCCATCATGAAGGCCCTCGCCAAGGCGCCGGAAGACCGCTTCGAGAGCGCCCTCGCGTTCGCGGCCGAGCTCGAGCGCATCGCGGGGCACGTGGCCTCGTCGGGCGCCGTCGTGTCGCGCTGGGAGCGCACGGAGGTGATGCCCGGCGCGCCGCCCACGCACCGCACCGGGCTCGTGTCCCCCACCGAGCCGCCCGCGCCCGGGCCCGAGAGAACGACGGTGGTCGACGCGCTCGTCGCCCCGCGCGACACGATGCCCACGGGGCTCCCGCCGGAGATGCGCCACTCGTCCGCGCCGCCCACGACGCGCAACTCGGCGCCACCCACGGCGCACATCTCCGCGCCGCCCACGGCGCGCATCTCCGCGCCGCCCACGGCGCGCATCTCCGCGCCGCCCACGGCGCGCATCTCTGCGCCGCCCACGAGGCGCATCTCCTCACCGCCCGAGGCCTACACCTCGACGCCGCCCGAGGCCCGCACCTCGGCGCCGCCGCCCGACGACGCCCTGCCCTACCGGCGCACCTTGGCCACGCCGCTGCCGGCGACGGTGAAGACCCCCGAGCACGCCGAGGCGACGCCGCTACCGCGCCCCGAGCGCCTCTCGGAGACGCCCCTGCCCCGGCGCATCTCCGCGCTGCCCCCGCCCGAGCGTTCGAGCGTCGCTCCGCCCATCGAGACTCCGGCGCCGCTGCCCGACGTCGCCCCGAAGCCTCTGCTCTCCTCGCCGCCCATGACCCCTCGCCCTCCGTCGAGCGGCGTCGTGGCGACGTCGAAGCCGCGTCCCGCGCCTGTGCCCTGGCGCGTGCGCCCTGCATCTGCGCCCGCGCGCGCCCGCACCTCGGTCCCCGCGCCCGCCCCCGAGCCCGAAGAGGAGCCCGCGCCCGAGGAAACGGCCGAGCCCCTCGCGCCCAGGCCCGCGCAGCGCTCGCCGAGCCCGGCGTTGATCTTCATCGGTGTGTTCCTGCTCGCGCTGATCGTCGCGCTCCTGCTCACGCGCCGCTGATCGCGCGGATCAGAAAGTGCCGGCCACGCCGACGCTGCTCGGGCCGAACGTGAGGTGCATCGATGCTCCCTGCGCGGGCTGCTTCGGCTCGCGCTTCGACAGGAACAGGCCCGCCACGCCCACGCCCACGCCCGCGACGCCGATC includes:
- a CDS encoding serine/threonine-protein kinase codes for the protein MSSSREEEALDPNAADDPSALLEGTPYRFLAPLGRGAMGEVVEAEHVALGKRVVVKLLHKHHAARQDFADRMRIEAQALANITHPNLVQVTDFGQTAEGRTYLVMERLYGRNLREELDERGPLPVLEAIDIVRQALAGLSAAHAAGVVHRDVKLDNLFLCNPVEGRRAVKVLDFGVAKVIAVMGETTPAPLAFPTAEGVAMGTPRFFSPEQARGLPIDPRTDVYAAGAVLYTLVAGRSPFEELTTLLEIARAHAFETPEPPSYWAAQAIPRELDEAIMKALAKAPEDRFESALAFAAELERIAGHVASSGAVVSRWERTEVMPGAPPTHRTGLVSPTEPPAPGPERTTVVDALVAPRDTMPTGLPPEMRHSSAPPTTRNSAPPTAHISAPPTARISAPPTARISAPPTARISAPPTRRISSPPEAYTSTPPEARTSAPPPDDALPYRRTLATPLPATVKTPEHAEATPLPRPERLSETPLPRRISALPPPERSSVAPPIETPAPLPDVAPKPLLSSPPMTPRPPSSGVVATSKPRPAPVPWRVRPASAPARARTSVPAPAPEPEEEPAPEETAEPLAPRPAQRSPSPALIFIGVFLLALIVALLLTRR